A stretch of DNA from Spiroplasma endosymbiont of Nebria brevicollis:
TTTAGATATGTCATTTGTAACAAAAAATATTATTCAAGCTTGAGTTAATGTTGGAAAGTATAAAACATAAATTTTACAATCAGATCAAGGTTTTCATTATACCAACCCTTCTTATAAAACTTTATGTGATACGTTAGGTATAAAAATATCAATGTCCAGAAGAGGAAATTATCCAGATAATGGAGCAACAGAATCATGGTTTGGAACTATGAAAACTGAATTCTTATATCAGATTCCAAGAAAAAAACGAACTATTGAATGAATTAAAGAAAATTTACCTAAGTATATTTATTTTTACAACAATCATCGACCACAACCAAAATTAAAAGGAATGAGTCCAATCGAATATCGATTATCTCATCCCCAAACAAATATTAAGTTTATTCCTATGAAATTAGATTTAATGTAACATTTATAATAATAATTATATAAGGTTCTTTTTATTGTCCACTTTACTTGACAAGTTCAGTTAGATACAAGGTTTATTTCTTTAAGAGCTTTATTAATTGTGTCTCGTTCAAACGCACCTCGATTAAATTTACCGCTCTGAACATAAGTCTCTTGGTTTAATCCTAATAATTCTTTCAATTTTTGTATAATAATCAATAAATTGTTCTAAATATGGCATAAACTTTGGATTTAATGATACTTCAAAATAAGGTTCCTTCTTCCTTCATTCAACATTATATATTACCACTCCTTTTGAACTTATTTTATCATTATCAATTTCAATAAATGTTTTTAAAATTAAACTATTTGCAATAGCATTATATCTTTGATATTTACTATCACCTTTCAAATTTAGTCTTTCAAAAAAATCAACTTTGTTAATTAGAAAAGTTGTTGGATTTTTTTAAAAGGTGCTAAAAGCGTAAAAATTAAATGCAATGCTTTTTGTTCCTCTAGAGTTAATTTGCTATATTTTCTAGCTAACTCGTTAGCATATTTAATTATCACTCCATCATATCTGTTTTTCTTATCATTTTCTTTTTTTTCAAACTACACCCATAATTTCTCCTTAATTTATTTTTAAAATTATTAAAGATAATAATGTTATATCATGGATTTAATATTATATGTATTTCTAAAATAAATACTCATACTTGGACTGCCGTGTACCACATACCATATATGAATATATAGATGTTGTTTTATTTATATTAAAAAGCTATTTTAGAGTTGATGTAGCAAAAAATGAAGATGAATATAACAAGATATTAGTATGAAATAATAGTGATAATGACAGGTTATATTCTGAATTATTAAAATGTAAAGAAGAATTGAGAAGAAAGTTAGAAGGTGGAGAACATATTTCATTAGAAGATATATTTACTATTTTCGATAAGGCAATAGATTTTCGTAACCAATTAAATGGATTTGATTATTCTAAAATAAGTATAATTAAAAATTCTTTAATGCTATTATTCATATATTATTTTAATGATGAAAACAATAAGCATAATTTTAAAACAAAAGATTACTTGGATGTTATTACTTACATAAAATCATCTAATAATGATATTTCTATAATTACTACAAACTGGGATTGTATTTTTGAAAATTATCTTGAAAAAAATGACTTAAATATTAATTATTGTTTTAATAAATCTTATTATAAGATTTTTGGTGATAAACATAAACAAGATAAAGATATCAAAGAAATTCCTTTTATAAAAATACATGGTTCAGTGAATTGATTTTCATGTATTTCATGTGGGACATTAATTATATTTAATGATCAAAAGAAAGCGGATTGTATTTTTGATGATTCTTTAATGAAAACTTGCGAAAAGTGTAGTTGTACTTCTGATAGAAGTAGTCTTAATCAATTAGAACCAAAATTATTTACTCCAACAATGTTTAAAGAATTATCATCACAATTATTTTCTAATGTATGAAAATTTGCATATGATGAATTATTAGAAGCAAAAAAAATAATTTTTTTAGGATATTCATTTCCTCTTTCAGATTTTGAATTTAGATATTTAATAAAACGTAGCATTCAAAGAAATATTGAAATAGATGTTGTCTTATGAGAGACAGATAATCCTAAAAAATACCTAATGAATATAATTATATTAATAAAATGTTGCCTGAACAAAGGTTTAGAGATATTTTTTCTGGTCATAACATTAATTTTTATTATACTGGGTTTGGAAATTATTTCGCCTTAATTTTAAAAAGAAATAGCAGACATGTTTAGAAAAAACCAATTTGAAATTACACCTAATTTATCAATAAATGAAATCGAAATTATTGACTTAACGGATAATGAATAAAAATAATGAAAATTAACAGCATTTTTATTACTTTATAATTAGAATTCAATGGAAAAGTTACCGAAAATCATTTTTTATCCACCAAAGCGATAATTCCGAATGAAATTATAAATTTTGTTCTTGAACAATCTACTGAATATATAGCAAAAAGGAACCAACAATAATAAAAAATAATACAGAATCAATAAAATCATCTAACAGTTTAGAACAGGAACTTTCTAACCAAAAGCCAACAACTGTTTGTACTAAGAATAGTATAAGTAATTAAAAACTATTTAAATAAACTACCACCTTATAAGTTGATAGTTTATTTTTATTATTTCATGAAAATAACCTTAAATTTACTATATAAAAATATTTTTATTTTTTTCTAATTTGCTATTCCCTTCACTACTACACTATGCTATACTTACAAAGCATGGTTGTTATGTATCAATGCTGATACGCTGATATAAGTTGTCATTATATCACATGTTTTGTTCTTTATTTTATTAATTCGTTCTAAGGAGGATATAGCCAATGGCAATCAT
This window harbors:
- a CDS encoding SIR2 family protein, giving the protein MDCRVPHTIYEYIDVVLFILKSYFRVDVAKNEDEYNKILVWNNSDNDRLYSELLKCKEELRRKLEGGEHISLEDIFTIFDKAIDFRNQLNGFDYSKISIIKNSLMLLFIYYFNDENNKHNFKTKDYLDVITYIKSSNNDISIITTNWDCIFENYLEKNDLNINYCFNKSYYKIFGDKHKQDKDIKEIPFIKIHGSVNWFSCISCGTLIIFNDQKKADCIFDDSLMKTCEKCSCTSDRSSLNQLEPKLFTPTMFKELSSQLFSNVWKFAYDELLEAKKIIFLGYSFPLSDFEFRYLIKRSIQRNIEIDVVLWETDNPKKYLMNIIILIKCCLNKGLEIFFLVITLIFIILGLEIISP
- a CDS encoding RepB family plasmid replication initiator protein, with translation MNKVDFFERLNLKGDSKYQRYNAIANSLILKTFIEIDNDKISSKGVVIYNVEWRKKEPYFEVSLNPKFMPYLEQFIDYYTKIERIIRIKPRDLCSER
- a CDS encoding IS3 family transposase, whose translation is MSMSRRGNYPDNGATESWFGTMKTEFLYQIPRKKRTIEWIKENLPKYIYFYNNHRPQPKLKGMSPIEYRLSHPQTNIKFIPMKLDLM